The following are from one region of the Vitis riparia cultivar Riparia Gloire de Montpellier isolate 1030 chromosome 9, EGFV_Vit.rip_1.0, whole genome shotgun sequence genome:
- the LOC117922656 gene encoding pseudo histidine-containing phosphotransfer protein 6, protein MLGLGADRLRADMNRLLALLFHQGVLDEQFLQLQQLQDETSPNFVSEVVNIYFHESEKLLRNLRGLLMDREFSDYKKMGIHLNQFMGSSSSIGAKRVRNVCVAFRAASEQNNRAGCLRALELVEHEYCYLKNKLHELFQLEQQRVLAAGVRYPIQN, encoded by the exons ATGCTCGGGTTGGGTGCGGACCGCTTGCGAGCCGACATGAATCGCCTGCTCGCATTGCTCTTCCACCAG GGAGTACTGGATGAGCAGTTCTTGCAGCTACAGCAGCTTCAAGATGAAACTTCTCCCAACTTCGTTTCCGAGGTTGTCAACATCTACTTCCACGAGTCTGAGAAGCTTTTGAGGAATCTCCGAGGACTACT GATGGATAGGGAGTTCTCGGactacaagaaaatgggaatcCATCTGAATCAGTTCATGGGAAGCAGTTCTAGCATAGGTGCTAAAAGAGTCAGAAATGTATGCGTTGCTTTTCGCGCGGCTTCCGAGCAGAACAACAGGGCCGG GTGCTTGAGGGCTTTGGAGCTTGTAGAACACGAGTACTGTTACCTCAAGAACAAATTGCATGAACTCTTCCAA CTAGAGCAGCAGCGAGTACTGGCAGCTGGAGTTAGGTACCCGATACAGAACTGA